TTGATGGCTCTCAGCTTGGCCAAGAGCCTGTCCAGACTGTCCTGCAGACATCAATATTTCAGCCCCCAGGAAGAGACAGGGAAGGAGTGAGGGCTGCCCCAGGTTGGTTTGTAAGCTTTCCTTGCCCAGTAGACATGGTTGTATCCCCTCTCTGCCCTCAGGATAGAGCGGGGCTCCCTTGGAGATACTTCTTCTCCTTACCCCTGGGTTGTCAGTCATCACACTAGCTGGGGTTTGTGGGCATGGGGGAGTCCTGGGTACTGGGATGACTGGGATCCAGGAGGTGGTGCTTACCTGTAAGATTTCCTCATACTTTGCCTCCATGTCTGCCACGTGGGTCCGAAGCTGAGACAGGGCCTGGTCCCGCTCTCTTAGAGCTTGTTCAGCCTCTTCCCGGGCAGCCGCAGCTTCCTTTTGGCATGCCTCTGGGGGCAGGCAGGATGAAAGACAGCAGGATGGTGACACTCTATCCTTGACCAGTCTCCAAAGGTATCTGGAAAGGAGACCTTGAATGGGCTCATTCCAGACTCCCCCAGCATCACCAACTTTCCTGCAGTCCCTGTAAAAGCTGAAGCTCCACTGAGGTGTAGCAGAGAATGGTGGGCTTGAGACAGAAGGCTCCAAAGTCGGATTACTACCTAGGTGACCACAGACATGtctctttctgagcctcagtgtcttcatctttttatttattatttatttatttagatggagtctcactctgtcaccagactggagtgcagtggcatgatctcggctcactgcaaccgccgcctcctgggttcaagcaattctcttgcctcagcctcctgagtagctgggactacaggcacatgccaccacgcccagctaattttttaatttttattagagacagggtttcaccatgttggccaggatggtccctatctcttgacctcgtgatccgcccacctcagcctcccagagtgctgggattacaggcgtgagccaccgcagctagCTGGTGTCTTCATCTTTAAAGAGAGAATGACACATCTCTCAGGGGTATGCTGTGACCTTTAAACACGATGATGGATGACAAAGCACCTAGCTAGTATACAGGAAGTGCTCCGTAAACATTGATTCattggccgggtgtgatggctcacgcctgtaatcctagcactatgggaggccggggagggcggattacctgagatcaggagtcctggccaacatggtgaaactcccatctctactaaaaatacaaaaattagccaggcatggtggcacacatctgtaatcccagctactcgggaggctgaggcaggagaatggcttgaatctgggaggcagaggttgctgtcagccgagattgcgccattgcactccagcctgagcaaccagaacgaaactgcgtctcaaaaaaacaaaacaaaacaaaacaaaaacaaaaaacaacaacaacaacaaaaacaattgaGTTATTGATTGACTTGGAATTTGAGGTAAAGCAAAGATTAGGAAAGGAACCCAGGGTCTGAATGGCAGATAAGCAGCTCCTGGCCATCTATAGCTAAaccaaaggcttttttttttttttttggtcggagtcttactctgtcacccaggctggagtgcagtggtgcgatctcggctcactgcagcctccgcgtcctggattcaagtgattcttctgactcagcttcccaagtatctgagattacaggcacatgccaccatgcccggctaatttttgtaattttagtagagacggcatttcaccatattggccaggctggtctcgaactcctggcctcaagcaatcctctcgccttggcctcccaaagtgctgggattacaggggtgagccactgagcccggctgaAGGCATTTTTAAGGTATGAACACTTTGGGACCAAAATTGTGCAAGAGCTCATGTGTCATGCTGAGatatttcaacattattttgtaAGCAGGAGGCAAGAGAAGAGAAGCAATGGcttcctagtttttaaaaatatttttgcttattgggagtgtttattcatttatttagtgaaCAGTTATTTAGGACCTACCGGGTGCTAGGTCTTGTAAGTAAATAAGTCAAACATTTTCCCTTAGTTTCGTTGTAGAAATCAGCTAAACTAAAAGGGAATATGTTTTGCTCACAAGAGACATGGCAGTGGTGGGGAGTTAGGTAGGGCTGGACTtggagaggaggaaatggggTGTGACGCCtacctcttcttttttatttttatttatttttttgagacagagttgctctgtcgcccaggctggagtgcaatggcgcgatctcggctcactgcaacctctgcctcccggattcaagcaattctcctgcctcagcctcccgagtagctaggattacaggtgtgcgccaccacatctggctaatttttatatttttagtagagacagggtttcgccatttggccaggctgttctcgaactcctgacctcaggcgatccgcccgccttggcctcccatagtgctgggattacaggcctgagccactgcgcctggcaccTCTTCTTTACTTACAACAGAGATTCTTGGCATCCCGAACCCTCTGCTCCAGTCCTCGATGGTGGAGGGTCAGTGAAAGTGGGGAAAGTGATCCCAGAGCCCGGGTGGCAGCTTTCTGGAGCAGAGACTTTGAAGTCTGCCCCTTCATGCTGGCCCTTGCTGCAACTCTTGGAGACAAGGGGCTTGGGGGGTGGGGAAACCTACCTAGCTGCCCCCGAAGGCCCTTGACTTCTTCCTCCAGCTGCTTGCTGCGGGATTGCATATCCTCCTGCAGGGCATGGCACTGGCGACTCATCTCTGGGGTGGGGGCAGTAGGCCGCCAGGGACCCAGGTCGGAGATGGAGCGatggagaaaggaaatgaagttGTGGGTGGGGAAGACTCTACTTGGTCTAGTGGAACAGGAGCACAAAGGCCTTCttggttcttctttttctttttttttttttttttttgagacggggtctcgctctgtcgcccaggctggagtgcagtggtgcgatcttggctcactgcaagctccgactcccgggttcacccccttctcctgcctcagtctcccgagtagctgggactacaggcacctgccaccacacccggctaattttttgcatttttagtagagacggagtttcaccatgttagccaggatggtctcgatctcctgacctcgtgatccgcccgcctcggcctcccaaagtgctgggattacaggtgtgagccaccactcccggcccatGGTCTTCTTGGTTCTTTTTGTGATTCTGAGAAGCTAGAGACCATGAAAAcctgaggaagggaaaggaagccCAACCCACCTCCCCCACCGTCCAGCTTTGGATGGGGATGCTAGTCCTTCTCCCCTCCCATAGGATGGTTGAGGTGATGGCTATGACTGCATGCGTATCCTACACAGCATCAAGCACATGGCACCAGGCATCCTGGCAGGCCCCTGCCTGGGATCCCAGGAACCTACCTGCCTTTGATTCCTGCAGGATCCTGCCTGATTTGTACTGTTCGGGGAAGACCAAGACCAGGCCTGGCAGTTGGAAGCCCTCCTTGTTTCCCTTCCTTGCATCATCTGACCCTGCTGGTTGTCTTCCTCCAGGCCCCTGTCTCCTGCCCACCTGCTCAACAGACCACACACCTGCATATATGGCCTTCCCTTCACTTCGGGCCccttccagctcagcctccacCCTTTGCAGCCTCTGCTTCAGCTGGTCTTCGGAAGCCTTGGCTCGACGGGCTTCATCCCTCCGTAGAGCTGTGAGCAGTCCCAGAGCCACTGTCAGGACTGGCTGGGGCCCGCTAAATCAGCCCCCATGAACTTGATGAATTTTGCCCGTCTCTAGAAATCTGGTGGCGGGGCGTCCAGCCTCTTATTCTCTctctgggttttgttgtttttgttttttatccctAGAGTCTCACAGGCTCCTCATTATTAAGAAGTAAAGACTCTCTCCATGTTCTGCCTATACAAAATAGCTTTCCGgatagcccggcatggtggctcatgcctgtaatcccaatattttgggaggcttaggtgggagaattgcttgaggccaggagtttgagacctgcctgggcaacagagtgagaccttgtctctataagaaaaataaatagggccaggcgcagtggctcatgcctgtaatcccagcactttgggaggccaaggtgggaggatcatgaggtcaagagttcgagaccagcttggccaacatggtgaaaacctgtctctaataagaatacaaaaattagccgggcgtggtggctgtgtgcctgtaatcccagctacttgggaggccgaggcaggggaatcacttgagcctgggaggcagaggttgcagtgagccaagatcacgccactgcactccagcctgggcaacagagcacaggactctgtcttaaaaaaaaaagatagtaaaataaaataaaatgaaataataaaataaaataaattttaaaaaagaaaaataaataaataaataaagtagctaGGTAGGGTGGTGTGCACCAGCTACTcgtgaagctgaggtgggaagattgttggggtccaggagtttgagattacagtgagctatgatcacacc
This portion of the Macaca mulatta isolate MMU2019108-1 chromosome 14, T2T-MMU8v2.0, whole genome shotgun sequence genome encodes:
- the DRC12 gene encoding dynein regulatory complex protein 12 isoform X8, whose protein sequence is MPLKNKEKGKKSGAQKKKNWAGADVEAESRHRLVVLEKELLRDHLALRRDEARRAKASEDQLKQRLQRVEAELEGARSEGKAIYAEMSRQCHALQEDMQSRSKQLEEEVKGLRGQLEACQKEAAAAREEAEQALRERDQALSQLRTHVADMEAKYEEILQSGQALGQAESHQVTVGWDGIETPCQAQGAATPVWTHRPGSLRPSAPSL
- the DRC12 gene encoding dynein regulatory complex protein 12 isoform X9 translates to MPLKNKEKGKKSGAQKKKNWGADVEAESRHRLVVLEKELLRDHLALRRDEARRAKASEDQLKQRLQRVEAELEGARSEGKAIYAEMSRQCHALQEDMQSRSKQLEEEVKGLRGQLEACQKEAAAAREEAEQALRERDQALSQLRTHVADMEAKYEEILQSGQALGQAESHQVTVGWDGIETPCQAQGAATPVWTHRPGSLRPSAPSL
- the DRC12 gene encoding dynein regulatory complex protein 12 isoform X3, whose product is MPLKNKEKGKKSGAQKKKNWAGADVEAESRHRLVVLEKELLRDHLALRRDEARRAKASEDQLKQRLQRVEAELEGARSEGKAIYAEMSRQCHALQEDMQSRSKQLEEEVKGLRGQLEACQKEAAAAREEAEQALRERDQALSQLRTHVADMEAKYEEILQDSLDRLLAKLRAIKSQWDGTALRLHARHKEQLRQFGLTALDL
- the DRC12 gene encoding dynein regulatory complex protein 12 isoform X4; protein product: MPLKNKEKGKKSGAQKKKNWGADVEAESRHRLVVLEKELLRDHLALRRDEARRAKASEDQLKQRLQRVEAELEGARSEGKAIYAEMSRQCHALQEDMQSRSKQLEEEVKGLRGQLEACQKEAAAAREEAEQALRERDQALSQLRTHVADMEAKYEEILQDSLDRLLAKLRAIKSQWDGTALRLHARHKEQLRQFGLTALDL